From a region of the Triticum aestivum cultivar Chinese Spring chromosome 7D, IWGSC CS RefSeq v2.1, whole genome shotgun sequence genome:
- the LOC123164465 gene encoding TBC1 domain family member 5 homolog B isoform X1: MPEPPAGQRFSGLRGARWRADLGVLPGSPDVPTTELRRAAADSRRRYANLRRRLLIDPHLSKDEDGAPNLVVENPLSQNPESTWGQYFRNAELEKMLNQDLSRLYPELGEFFQTTTCQSMLERILLVWSLRYPEFGYKQGMHELLAPLFYVLHIDVQHFKQVKELHEELLGDDFDGQTFPDRFLLNRSDRANNSEGGAAKIRSLDELDAGTRDLLLINDAYGAEGELGIILSEKFMEHDAYCMFENLMNGLMNGAQGVVAITDFYSLSPASESSTGLTSVREASAAIYHLLASVDSSLHSHLVELGVEPQYFALRWLRVLFGREFTLDNLLFIWDEIFSSPNHSYCTDIKNRGDYQFKVLCSPRGALILSMAVSMMLHLRSSLLGSEHATSCLVRLLNFPQDIDLKNLIEKAKLLQSLALEANLPLSPLTGKSPLTPPNYWEETWKMLQMSGDKRSGGSTVRIKGRGFLRRSVSDTESNVSRTKGANVDNSNSTSTSQPEPIIDELNTTDIVPVKLINSLPTMPIVHQKDCVGQGTAEIVRSTSNSLCEAGPHDGYRTTSAKIRDRIDGAREYLSRNRPPSFRRRTDHDHDTRHEEEPCVSHGAKVVNEPDPLSVHNDKTDEPCQSDGKTDGSAITDQTFESVDCQPNQEHSICSDVGPSLKVADKELVGTLRSFGESMVENIQVIELHFRPNSHMASVQNGPGSTEQAKALAALEELKKISDLLRRV, translated from the exons ATGCCTGAGCCGCCGGCGGGCCAGCGCTTCTCGGGCCTCCGCGGCGCGCGGTGGCGCGCCGATCTCGGCGTCCTGCCCGGCTCCCCCGACGTCCCCACCACCgagctccgccgcgccgccgccgactcccGCCGCAG ATATGCTAATTTGCGGCGGCGGCTGCTGATAGATCCCCATCTGTCCAAGGATGAAGACGGTGCTCCTAATCTTGTTGTGGAGAACCCACTATCACAGAACCCAG AAAGCACTTGGGGTCAATATTTCAGGAATGCGGAACTAGAGAAAATGCTGAACCAAGACCTGTCCCGACTCTATCCTGAATTGGGGGAATTTTTCCAAACAACCACATGTCAGTCCATGCTTGAACGCATACTGCTAGTATGGAGCCTTAGATACCCAGAGTTTGGATATAAACAAG GAATGCATGAACTCTTAGCTCCTCTGTTCTATGTCCTTCACATTGATGTGCAGCACTTTAAACAAGTTAAGGAGCTTCATGAAGAGCTTCTTGGTGACGATTTTGATGGCCAGACATTTCCAGATAGGTTTTTGCTGAACAGGAGTGACAGGGCTAACAATTCTGAGGGTGGTGCAGCTAAAATTAGAAGTTTGGACGAGCTTGATGCTGGTACTAGGGACCTCCTCTTGATAAATGATGCATATGGAGCAGAGGGTGAGCTAGGTATCATTTTATCTGAAAAGTTCATGGAGCATGATGCCTATTGTATGTTTGAGAATTTGATGAACGGGTTGATGAATGGTGCACAAGGTGTGGTTGCTATTACTGATTTCTATTCTCTCAGTCCTGCATCAGAATCAAGCACGGGTTTAACATCTGTAAGGGAGGCATCAGCTGCGATATATCACTTGCTTGCTAGTGTGGATTCCTCTCTTCACAGTCATCTTGTGGAGTTGGGAGTAGAACCTCAGTACTTTGCACTCCGATGGCTTCGAGTCCTATTTGGTCGTGAATTTACACTCGACAATCTTCTGTTTATTTGGGATGAAATCTTCTCTTCTCCAAACCATTCATATTGTACAGACATAAAAAATCGGGGAGACTATCAGTTTAAGGTTTTATGTTCTCCCCGTGGTGCCCTGATTTTGTCAATGGCAGTCTCAATGATGCTTCATCTCAGATCCTCCTTGCTGGGAAGTGAGCATGCGACTTCTTGCCTGGTGAGATTATTAAATTTCCCTCAAGATATTGACTTGAAGAACTTGATTGAGAAGGCCAAGTTATTGCAGTCATTAGCTCTAGAAGCAAATCTTCCGTTGTCTCCTCTGACAGGAAAATCTCCCTTGACTCCACCCAATTATTGGGAAGAGACATGGAAGATGCTTCAGATGTCAGGAGACAAACGAAGTGGTGGTTCAACTGTTAGGATAAAAGGACGGGGATTTTTAAGAAGAAGCGTGTCCGACACCGAATCAAATGTTTCTAGAACAAAGGGTGCCAATGTTGATAACAGCAATTCAACTTCAACTAGCCAGCCTGAGCCTATTATTGATGAACTGAACACCACTGACATAGTTCCTGTCAAATTGATAAACAGTTTACCAACCATGCCTATAGTACACCAAAAGGATTGTGTTGGTCAAGGTACTGCAGAGATCGTTAGAAGTACCTCAAACAGTCTATGTGAGGCAGGCCCGCATGATGGTTACCGTACAACTTCTGCCAAAATTAGAGATCGTATTGATGGAGCTCGTGAGTATTTATCAAGGAATAGGCCTCCATCCTTTCGGCGTCGTACTGATCATGACCATGATACCCGTCATGAGGAAGAACCATGCGTTTCCCATGGCGCCAAGGTGGTTAATGAGCCAGACCCACTGTCTGTGCATAATGATAAGACTGACGAACCCTGTCAGAGTGATGGTAAGACTGATGGATCAGCAATTACAGATCAAACATTTGAATCGGTGGATTGTCAACCAAATCAGGAGCATAGCATATGTTCTGACGTAGGCCCAAGTTTGAAGGTGGCTGATAAGGAGTTGGTCGGAACATTAAGGTCTTTTGGCGAATCAATGGTTGAAAATATTCAG GTTATTGAACTACACTTTCGACCAAATTCACACATGGCATCAGTGCAAAATGGTCCCGGAAGCACAGAGCAAGCCAAGGCGCTTGCAGCCCTCGAGGAACTCAAGAAGATCAGTGATCTTTTACGTCGTGTTTAA
- the LOC123164465 gene encoding TBC1 domain family member 5 homolog A isoform X2: MHELLAPLFYVLHIDVQHFKQVKELHEELLGDDFDGQTFPDRFLLNRSDRANNSEGGAAKIRSLDELDAGTRDLLLINDAYGAEGELGIILSEKFMEHDAYCMFENLMNGLMNGAQGVVAITDFYSLSPASESSTGLTSVREASAAIYHLLASVDSSLHSHLVELGVEPQYFALRWLRVLFGREFTLDNLLFIWDEIFSSPNHSYCTDIKNRGDYQFKVLCSPRGALILSMAVSMMLHLRSSLLGSEHATSCLVRLLNFPQDIDLKNLIEKAKLLQSLALEANLPLSPLTGKSPLTPPNYWEETWKMLQMSGDKRSGGSTVRIKGRGFLRRSVSDTESNVSRTKGANVDNSNSTSTSQPEPIIDELNTTDIVPVKLINSLPTMPIVHQKDCVGQGTAEIVRSTSNSLCEAGPHDGYRTTSAKIRDRIDGAREYLSRNRPPSFRRRTDHDHDTRHEEEPCVSHGAKVVNEPDPLSVHNDKTDEPCQSDGKTDGSAITDQTFESVDCQPNQEHSICSDVGPSLKVADKELVGTLRSFGESMVENIQVIELHFRPNSHMASVQNGPGSTEQAKALAALEELKKISDLLRRV, encoded by the exons ATGCATGAACTCTTAGCTCCTCTGTTCTATGTCCTTCACATTGATGTGCAGCACTTTAAACAAGTTAAGGAGCTTCATGAAGAGCTTCTTGGTGACGATTTTGATGGCCAGACATTTCCAGATAGGTTTTTGCTGAACAGGAGTGACAGGGCTAACAATTCTGAGGGTGGTGCAGCTAAAATTAGAAGTTTGGACGAGCTTGATGCTGGTACTAGGGACCTCCTCTTGATAAATGATGCATATGGAGCAGAGGGTGAGCTAGGTATCATTTTATCTGAAAAGTTCATGGAGCATGATGCCTATTGTATGTTTGAGAATTTGATGAACGGGTTGATGAATGGTGCACAAGGTGTGGTTGCTATTACTGATTTCTATTCTCTCAGTCCTGCATCAGAATCAAGCACGGGTTTAACATCTGTAAGGGAGGCATCAGCTGCGATATATCACTTGCTTGCTAGTGTGGATTCCTCTCTTCACAGTCATCTTGTGGAGTTGGGAGTAGAACCTCAGTACTTTGCACTCCGATGGCTTCGAGTCCTATTTGGTCGTGAATTTACACTCGACAATCTTCTGTTTATTTGGGATGAAATCTTCTCTTCTCCAAACCATTCATATTGTACAGACATAAAAAATCGGGGAGACTATCAGTTTAAGGTTTTATGTTCTCCCCGTGGTGCCCTGATTTTGTCAATGGCAGTCTCAATGATGCTTCATCTCAGATCCTCCTTGCTGGGAAGTGAGCATGCGACTTCTTGCCTGGTGAGATTATTAAATTTCCCTCAAGATATTGACTTGAAGAACTTGATTGAGAAGGCCAAGTTATTGCAGTCATTAGCTCTAGAAGCAAATCTTCCGTTGTCTCCTCTGACAGGAAAATCTCCCTTGACTCCACCCAATTATTGGGAAGAGACATGGAAGATGCTTCAGATGTCAGGAGACAAACGAAGTGGTGGTTCAACTGTTAGGATAAAAGGACGGGGATTTTTAAGAAGAAGCGTGTCCGACACCGAATCAAATGTTTCTAGAACAAAGGGTGCCAATGTTGATAACAGCAATTCAACTTCAACTAGCCAGCCTGAGCCTATTATTGATGAACTGAACACCACTGACATAGTTCCTGTCAAATTGATAAACAGTTTACCAACCATGCCTATAGTACACCAAAAGGATTGTGTTGGTCAAGGTACTGCAGAGATCGTTAGAAGTACCTCAAACAGTCTATGTGAGGCAGGCCCGCATGATGGTTACCGTACAACTTCTGCCAAAATTAGAGATCGTATTGATGGAGCTCGTGAGTATTTATCAAGGAATAGGCCTCCATCCTTTCGGCGTCGTACTGATCATGACCATGATACCCGTCATGAGGAAGAACCATGCGTTTCCCATGGCGCCAAGGTGGTTAATGAGCCAGACCCACTGTCTGTGCATAATGATAAGACTGACGAACCCTGTCAGAGTGATGGTAAGACTGATGGATCAGCAATTACAGATCAAACATTTGAATCGGTGGATTGTCAACCAAATCAGGAGCATAGCATATGTTCTGACGTAGGCCCAAGTTTGAAGGTGGCTGATAAGGAGTTGGTCGGAACATTAAGGTCTTTTGGCGAATCAATGGTTGAAAATATTCAG GTTATTGAACTACACTTTCGACCAAATTCACACATGGCATCAGTGCAAAATGGTCCCGGAAGCACAGAGCAAGCCAAGGCGCTTGCAGCCCTCGAGGAACTCAAGAAGATCAGTGATCTTTTACGTCGTGTTTAA